In one Achromobacter spanius genomic region, the following are encoded:
- a CDS encoding DUF1828 domain-containing protein translates to MICDKIQDILGLTCFPLNDEGSLAMISTPFTFEDGDGVPVYIEKVPGHVRFFDDGGVVMHFLGRGLSLDSGRKTRFLKTIAQHNGATFNEDGELEVWAPEAQANMAFAKYMATVLGLVSWEREQQGTSTDISFFIEEVAMCLKAWKPADELVEGPEFTGISGHAYRFDFQQGSDIVIAISPHPLSVSAALKKMVDVISAPFNQNISLTVVLDDRAQPDQAKSEGAVLGAVAGVLMMSKLEHLASVHSSIN, encoded by the coding sequence ATGATCTGCGACAAGATACAAGACATCCTCGGGCTTACCTGCTTCCCTCTCAACGATGAGGGAAGCTTAGCGATGATTTCCACCCCGTTCACCTTCGAAGATGGTGACGGCGTCCCCGTGTACATCGAGAAGGTGCCGGGGCATGTCCGATTCTTCGACGACGGCGGGGTGGTCATGCATTTCTTAGGCCGGGGTCTGTCGTTGGATTCCGGCAGAAAGACCCGATTCCTCAAAACGATTGCCCAACACAACGGCGCGACGTTCAACGAGGACGGTGAACTTGAAGTCTGGGCGCCAGAAGCGCAGGCAAACATGGCCTTTGCTAAGTACATGGCCACTGTATTGGGGCTGGTTAGCTGGGAGCGCGAGCAACAAGGCACATCCACAGACATATCCTTTTTCATCGAGGAAGTAGCTATGTGCCTGAAGGCTTGGAAGCCGGCTGACGAACTGGTGGAAGGACCGGAATTTACCGGGATATCCGGCCACGCCTACCGGTTCGATTTCCAGCAAGGTAGCGACATAGTCATCGCGATTTCGCCTCACCCCCTTTCGGTGAGTGCGGCATTGAAAAAGATGGTCGATGTCATTAGTGCTCCTTTCAACCAGAACATCTCGCTAACGGTTGTCCTCGATGACCGCGCCCAGCCAGATCAAGCCAAAAGTGAAGGCGCAGTTCTGGGCGCGGTGGCGGGTGTCCTAATGATGAGCAAGCTAGAGCATCTGGCCAGCGTGCATAGTTCGATCAACTAG